Proteins encoded within one genomic window of Anopheles gambiae chromosome 3, idAnoGambNW_F1_1, whole genome shotgun sequence:
- the LOC1280652 gene encoding neuronal membrane glycoprotein M6-a isoform X2, protein MGGCCKSCVTRIPYATLIATVMCLIGVGVFCGTMFRGTSLAIIMLDQVFHLRLPWIEAVQIIFVVIGASMAALGLMILFVGFLATGATRHKVYRAWGSRVGGRISCAVFMAISYVLNIAWILILCFLSIVTFVFTVFWNMCANTNVQTHRDCIDLTQFYFMFPDGVKQEDMKICEPAKVKAFCKDGVEKCEIMFILATVSCLLIILSFVHYLMCLAANYAHIRDHEKFQELQEIQNLTEMEYSAASKDRF, encoded by the exons ATGG GCGGCTGCTGCAAGTCATGCGTAACGCGAATACCGTACGCGACACTGATCGCGACGGTCATGTGCCTTATCGGAGTCGGCGTGTTTTGCGGCACCATGTTCCGCGGTACCTCGCTCGCGATCATCATGCTCGATCAGGTGTTTCATCTGCGCCTGCCGTGGATCGAAGCGGTACAGATCATCTTCGTCGTGATCGGTGCGTCGATGGCTGCGCTCGGGCTGATGATCCTGTTCGTGGGCTTCCTGGCGACCGGTGCCACCCGGCATAAGGTGTACCGGGCGTGGGGCTCGCGTGTCGGCGGCCGCATCTCGTGTGCAGTCTTTATGGCCATTTCGTACGTGCTCAACATTGCGTGGATACTGATCCTTTGCTTCCTGTCGATCGTGACGTTCGTGTTTACCGTGTTCTGGAACATGTGCGCCAACACGAACGTACAGACGCATCGAGATTGCATCGATCTGACGCAGTTCT ACTTTATGTTCCCCGATGGCGTCAAGCAGGAGGATATGAAAATCTGCGAACCGGCGAAGGTGAAAGCGTTCTGCAAGGATGGGGTGGAAAAGTGTGAAATCATGTTCATCCTCGCCACCGTCTCCTGTCTGCTGATCATTCTCAGCTTCGTGCACTATCTGATGTGCCTGGCGGCGAACTACGCGCACATACGCGACCACGAAAAGTTCCAGGAACTGCAGGAGATCCAGAACCTGACCGAGATGGAGTACAGTGCGGCGTCGAAGGACCGGTTCTAG
- the LOC3291478 gene encoding uncharacterized protein LOC3291478 → MVLCDSDLDSAGILQKWSKLRRRCASFKSVSGPASLDSDTNFILAEHPGHYQIISTATGSPVPPRAALTNPSKVQPSPHQHHHHHHPLYHGHHHHPHGLHLPAHHHNLPPRGPTHPHHNHHHHHHHHLHHSHLHHQQQQQQQQHQLHHHPLVDYPLPGGHLLDGPPPLASGYDPKNWELRHSSSSSASASSSSTIGAPPAIPPDEYWQHFPHEPSDVKLWRLGAHQTYAHRIHVNPPQRRSAHSIDWEYNVQRYENMCDNMAPPPPRIFRTEKLQYYDELSDVKRPVQAGSEPTQESNGGIKVAKEIKLPSLKTFKSASMRLPGQKSSIHEVQQLLRSKFNRIHAGLRKRRALSVQEVFQVPGTPGTASGVQATPTKPTFYVPSPLVSERTPHRGVTTRYSEEEEGNGPRTAPFLDEEDQRDGLASDRHADEEEGPVSLPYISETMLAETVAVKKVTLRSTDHSPSPRKERTKTWYRSIDFNAALQKLESHRHSLDTKGTPKKQSSEPETPAVKERSKPDRTTTEEVTATANATTAAKPNFSIGGRVSLRERVENMNLSRLRPSKVSSGGSPVPSATTPVAVVKKVSDARKIRPRSHSPLKNIKINLSPVKKATGAAATPSLGADKASKRESIGLFGRLNRMMHQHGLGGLGSDKAAAAVADGASTRKPNGKSLVVVPGSASKNGAEDGSVTSASVARPTGTDKAVGAGSAGVSFGGNVSKQSTIQKLTQLSSCNRREQQQQQQQQQQMQQSKTETTHERDRKSKQISESTLGHGHSKSNGGITFADGSKLGSDHQLRHHLNHRTAADDEDDEDDADSIEESKFCTLPRHGPNAFTIRQARFSKGNGAKALGFSIVGGKDSPKGSMGIYVKTIYPNGQAAEKGTLQAGDEILSVNGKAFQGLSHQEAINVFKAIKTGEVVILIGRRNNRRKLETPSPTDSGTGTAPPSTTGSPTNTITCNDE, encoded by the exons ATTCCGCGGGCATCTTGCAGAAGTGGAGCAAGCTACGACGCCGCTGCGCCTCGTTCAAGTCAGTCTCCGGGCCGGCCTCGCTCGATTCGGACACCAACTTCATCTTGGCCGAGCATCCAGGTCACTATCAGATCATCAGTACTGCGACCGGCTCGCCGGTACCGCCCCGTGCCGCACTCACCAACCCGTCAAAGGTTCAGCCGTCACCGCAccaacatcatcaccaccatcatccgcTGTACCACGGGCATCATCACCATCCCCACGGGTTACATCTACCAGCACACCACCACAATCTGCCACCGCGAGGTCCCACCCATccgcaccacaaccaccaccaccaccaccaccatcatcttcACCACAGTCATctgcatcatcagcagcagcagcaacagcagcagcatcagctccATCATCATCCGCTCGTTGACTATCCGCTGCCCGGCGGTCACCTGCTGGACGGTCCGCCACCGCTCGCGTCCGGCTACGATCCCAAAAACTGGGAGCTCCGACACTCAAGCTCCTCGTCCGCATCGGCCTCATCCTCCTCCACGATCGGGGCACCGCCAGCCATACCCCCGGACGAGTACTGGCAGCACTTTCCGCACGAACCGAGCGATGTCAAGCTGTGGCGTCTAGGTGCGCACCAGACGTACGCACATCGCATCCACGTGAATCCGCCCCAGCGGCGCAGCGCGCACAGCATCGACTGGGAGTACAACGTGCAGCGGTACGAGAACATGTGCGACAACATggcaccgccgccgccccggATCTTCCGCACCGAGAAGCTGCAGTACTACGACGAGCTGTCGGACGTGAAGCGACCAGTGCAGGCTGGCAGTGAGCCGACCCAGGAGAGCAATGGTGGCATAAAGGTCGCAAAAGAGATCAAGCTGCCGAGTCTGAAGACGTTCAAGTCGGCGTCGATGCGTCTGCCGGGCCAGAAGTCTTCAATACATGAGGTGCAGCAGCTGTTGAGGAGTAAGTTCAACCGCATACATGCGGGATTGCGCAAACGGAGAGCGCTGTCGGTGCAGGAGGTGTTCCAGGTACCGGGGACACCCGGGACAGCTTCCGGCGTGCAGGCAACACCAACCAAACCCACGTTCTATGTGCCCTCGCCCCTGGTTAGTGAACGGACGCCCCATCGTGGTGTGACGACGCGCTACAGCGAAGAGGAGGAAGGTAACGGCCCAAGAACGGCTCCCTTTCTGGACGAGGAGGATCAACGGGATGGTTTGGCGTCCGATCGGCACGCGGACGAGGAGGAAGGCCCCGTCAGTCTGCCTTACATTAGTGAAACGATGCTAGCAGAAACGGTGGCCGTGAAGAAGGTTACCCTCCGCTCGACCGATCACAGTCCCAGCCCGCGCAAGGAACGCACCAAGACCTGGTACCGCAGCATAGACTTCAATGCGGCGTTGCAGAAACTGGAATCGCATCGACACTCGCTCGACACCAAAGGCACACCAAAGAAACAGTCGTCCGAACCGGAGACTCCCGCAGTCAAAGAGCGGTCAAAGCCGGATCGGACCACCACCGAAGAAGTCACCGCCACGGCCAACGCCACCACTGCCGCCAAACCGAACTTCTCCATCGGAGGGCGCGTGAGTTTGCGCGAGCGAGtagaaaacatgaacctaAGTCGATTGCGCCCGTCAAAAGTGTCCTCCGGTGGCAGTCCCGTCCCATCCGCCACGACGCCGGTGGCCGTTGTGAAGAAGGTGTCGGACGCGCGCAAGATACGGCCCCGCAGCCACTCGCCGTTGAAAAACATCAAGATAAACCTGTCGCCGGTAAAGAAGGCAACCGGCGCTGCCGCCACTCCATCTCTGGGGGCCGACAAAGCCTCCAAGCGGGAATCGATCGGTCTGTTTGGCCGGCTAAACCGGATGATGCATCAGCACGGGCTCGGTGGGCTTGGGAGTGAtaaggcggcggcggcggtggctgACGGTGCCAGTACCCGCAAGCCGAACGGTAAATCGCTCGTTGTCGTCCCCGGCAGTGCGTCCAAAAATGGTGCCGAGGATGGGTCGGTGACTTCTGCTTCCGTGGCGCGTCCAACCGGAACCGATAAGGCAGTCGGGGCGGGCAGTGCTGGCGTCAGCTTCGGTGGGAATGTTAGTAAACAGTCGACGATACAGAAGCTGACGCAGCTGAGCAGTTGCAACCggcgagaacagcagcagcagcagcagcagcagcagcaaatgcagcAATCAAAGACGGAAACTACGCATGAACGTGACCGGAAATCCAAACAG ATTTCCGAATCCACCTTGGGTCACGGACACTCGAAATCGAACGGTGGCATCACGTTCGCGGACGGCAGCAAGCTCGGCTCGGACCATCAGCTGCGCCATCATCTGAACCATCGCACGGCGGCAgatgacgaggacgacgaggacgacgcgGATAGCATCGAGGAGAGCAAATTCTGCACCCTTCCACGCCACGGTCCGAACGCATTTACCATCCGACAG GCTCGCTTTTCGAAAGGCAACGGAGCAAAAGCGCTCGGATTTTCCATTGTCGGCGGTAAGGACTCGCCCAAGGGCTCGATGGGCATCTACGTGAAGACGATCTATCCGAACGGGCAGGCGGCCGAGAAGGGTACGCTGCAGGCCGGCGACGAGATCCTGTCGGTGAACGGGAAAGCATTCCAGGGCCTCTCGCACCAGGAGGCGATCAACGTGTTCAAGGCGATCAAGACGGGCGAGGTGGTGATACTGATCGGGCGCCGGAACAATCGCCGCAAGCTGGAGACGCCATCGCCGACCGATTCCGGCACCGGGACGGCACCACCGTCCACGACCGGTTCGCCCACCAACACCATCACGTGCAatgatgaatga
- the LOC5667923 gene encoding uncharacterized protein LOC5667923, whose protein sequence is MNPADFDIVAKHVYTNVDRINRYLGQAKIGSKFLPNGTTPDPTDDLPGALLALSKEETAEQVKTANGFDPLERPNEDEIDTLFDAIRSRPSSGTNSSNTTTTNNNNAKAQRQGSCKKATGAAPLQQSRILNETNLIANTTTNANGSCSDLTGLTNKTAKQPPIDVEALVEKLRQAIDLLGTIENSEITTVDLAQIRNQFRREWSSSVKACRNVDAWVEDFKRQSEGSHGSATVKKEPLITSELVKSMKQLQTKLHYALSVRKAEVLPDLTKTLSKEVFPLSEYLDMIDETIRQKQL, encoded by the exons ATGAATCCGGCCGACTTCGATATAGTGGCAAAGCACGTGTACACCAATGTGGATAGAATCAATCGCTACCTCGGCCAGGCAAAGATAGGCTCCAAATTCCTTCCGAACGGAACCACCCCGGACCCCACCGATGACCTGCCGGGTGCTTTGCTTGCTCTCTCGAAGGAAGAAACTGCCGAACAGGTTAAAACGGCCAACGGATTCGATCCACTGGAACGCCCGAATGAGGATGAAATCGACACACTCTTCGATGCGATTCGATCGCGTCCTTCATCcggcaccaacagcagcaacaccacaaccaccaacaacaacaacgccaaGGCTCAGCGACAAGGATCGTGCAAAAAGGCGACAGGCGCCGCACCCCTGCAACAATCGCGAATCCTTAACGAAACCAATCTCATAGCCAACACAACGACCAACGCGAACGGCTCCTGCTCCGATCTGACCGGACTGACCAACAAAACGGCCAAACAGCCACCGATCGATGTAGAAGCACTTGTAGAAAAACTCCGCCAGGCGATCGATCTGCTCGGCACGATCGAAAACTCCGAAATAACGACGGTCGATCTGGCACAGATCCGTAACCAGTTCCGGCGCGAATGGTCCAGCAGCGTGAAAGCCTGCCGCAACGTGGACGCCTGGGTGGAGGATTTTAAACGACAGTCGGAAGGCAGCCACGGTTCGGCAACGGTTAAGAAGGAACCACTCATTACCAGCGAGCTGGTGAAATCGATGAAACAATTACAAACG aAACTGCATTACGCGTTGTCGGTGCGAAAGGCGGAAGTTCTGCCCGACCTGACGAAAACGCTCAGCAAGGAAGTGTTCCCGCTGTCCGAGTATCTCGACATGATTGACGAAACCATCCGACAGAAGCAGCTGTAA
- the LOC1280652 gene encoding neuronal membrane glycoprotein M6-a isoform X1, producing MVTVQTVSGRLTARTAAYSDRKHPTTTQPDLPAATSNNMTSNRNRTPTGQIRDDFLLETNFDDDGALTRAYNTLPQQQQGALQRRSIPYRSNLSVDRYSETTLHGKPPRKGGCCKSCVTRIPYATLIATVMCLIGVGVFCGTMFRGTSLAIIMLDQVFHLRLPWIEAVQIIFVVIGASMAALGLMILFVGFLATGATRHKVYRAWGSRVGGRISCAVFMAISYVLNIAWILILCFLSIVTFVFTVFWNMCANTNVQTHRDCIDLTQFYFMFPDGVKQEDMKICEPAKVKAFCKDGVEKCEIMFILATVSCLLIILSFVHYLMCLAANYAHIRDHEKFQELQEIQNLTEMEYSAASKDRF from the exons ATGG TTACAGTTCAAACCGTAAGCGGACGGTTGACAGCCCGAACCGCCGCCTACTCGGACCGGAAGCATCCCACCACAACGCAACCTGACCTACCCGCagccaccagcaacaacatgaCCAGCAATCGCAACCGAACGCCGACCGGCCAGATACGGGACGATTTTCTGCTCGAGACCAACTTCGATGACGATGGGGCGCTAACACGTGCCTACAACACGctgccgcagcagcaacagggaGCCCTGCAGCGCCGAAGCATACCTTATCGCTCCAACTTATCGGTGGATCGATACTCGGAAACGACCCTGCACGGCAAACCACCGCGGAAAG GCGGCTGCTGCAAGTCATGCGTAACGCGAATACCGTACGCGACACTGATCGCGACGGTCATGTGCCTTATCGGAGTCGGCGTGTTTTGCGGCACCATGTTCCGCGGTACCTCGCTCGCGATCATCATGCTCGATCAGGTGTTTCATCTGCGCCTGCCGTGGATCGAAGCGGTACAGATCATCTTCGTCGTGATCGGTGCGTCGATGGCTGCGCTCGGGCTGATGATCCTGTTCGTGGGCTTCCTGGCGACCGGTGCCACCCGGCATAAGGTGTACCGGGCGTGGGGCTCGCGTGTCGGCGGCCGCATCTCGTGTGCAGTCTTTATGGCCATTTCGTACGTGCTCAACATTGCGTGGATACTGATCCTTTGCTTCCTGTCGATCGTGACGTTCGTGTTTACCGTGTTCTGGAACATGTGCGCCAACACGAACGTACAGACGCATCGAGATTGCATCGATCTGACGCAGTTCT ACTTTATGTTCCCCGATGGCGTCAAGCAGGAGGATATGAAAATCTGCGAACCGGCGAAGGTGAAAGCGTTCTGCAAGGATGGGGTGGAAAAGTGTGAAATCATGTTCATCCTCGCCACCGTCTCCTGTCTGCTGATCATTCTCAGCTTCGTGCACTATCTGATGTGCCTGGCGGCGAACTACGCGCACATACGCGACCACGAAAAGTTCCAGGAACTGCAGGAGATCCAGAACCTGACCGAGATGGAGTACAGTGCGGCGTCGAAGGACCGGTTCTAG